The Streptosporangiales bacterium genome includes a region encoding these proteins:
- a CDS encoding DUF4387 family protein codes for MARLRDLSRLVRSKNAGPFELTFDIMFKSPEIFDQIENSGVLCARLFSELYGVPEELVRVYAYRPAYAYKITIPRPVVSGSVGDDDVYGCQQFGPLVDLEFPVEASVAGTP; via the coding sequence ATGGCACGGTTGCGCGACCTGTCCCGCCTCGTGCGGAGCAAGAACGCCGGTCCCTTCGAGCTCACCTTCGACATCATGTTCAAGAGTCCCGAGATCTTCGACCAGATCGAGAACAGCGGGGTGCTGTGTGCGCGGCTGTTCAGCGAGCTCTACGGTGTGCCGGAGGAGTTGGTGCGCGTGTACGCGTACCGTCCTGCGTACGCCTACAAGATAACGATCCCTCGCCCCGTGGTCAGCGGATCCGTCGGCGACGACGACGTCTACGGTTGTCAGCAGTTCGGGCCGCTCGTCGACCTGGAGTTCCCGGTCGAGGCGTCCGTGGCGGGCACCCCATGA
- a CDS encoding tripartite tricarboxylate transporter permease, whose translation MEVLGLFGNGLLTALQPQNLLFAFIGCVLGQLIGVLPGIGSAAAIALLIPVTFNLPPVPAIIMLAGIFYGTNYGGTITSVLMNMPGESASVVTCIDGYQMARQGRAGRALGIAAIGSFIGGTAATIGLVVAAKPLTSAALLVGAPEYFALMVLGLALVVGLAGGSLVKALIMGILGLLVGTVGIDPAMGVPRFTFGRPELLDGLSFIPVVIGLFGVGEILLNLEKKAQQVFRTQVGSVLPDRDDLRRSGGAIARGTGIGFLLGLIPGATSVIASYMSYGVEVRRASDRSRFGRGAIEGVAGPETANNSFVNANFIPLFALGIPGTASVAMIMGGMMANGIIPGPLLFRDHADFVWTVIASMVIGNAILLILNLPLIRVWTQMLRVPYGILFAVILEFTIIGAYAVSNSTFDLTVMTVAGLLGYLLRKLDFPLAPLVLTLVIGPLMESNLRKALEASAGSLSTFVDRPIALTVLCVAGAVVLWSVIRGALARFRRDESPVTPDETGTTEVPRSTP comes from the coding sequence GTGGAGGTACTGGGCCTCTTCGGAAACGGACTGCTGACCGCGCTGCAGCCGCAGAACCTCCTGTTCGCGTTCATCGGCTGCGTGCTCGGGCAGCTCATCGGTGTTCTCCCGGGAATCGGTTCCGCGGCTGCGATCGCGCTGCTCATCCCGGTGACGTTCAACCTGCCGCCCGTCCCGGCAATCATCATGCTCGCCGGCATCTTCTACGGCACGAACTACGGCGGGACCATCACGAGCGTTCTGATGAACATGCCGGGGGAGTCCGCGTCGGTGGTCACCTGCATCGACGGGTACCAGATGGCTCGGCAGGGCCGAGCCGGGCGAGCGTTGGGCATCGCCGCCATCGGCTCGTTCATCGGCGGTACGGCGGCGACCATCGGCCTCGTCGTGGCGGCGAAGCCGCTGACCTCGGCCGCGCTGCTGGTCGGGGCTCCGGAGTACTTCGCCCTCATGGTGCTCGGCCTCGCGCTGGTGGTGGGCCTGGCCGGCGGTTCGTTGGTCAAGGCACTGATCATGGGGATCCTCGGGCTCCTCGTCGGGACCGTCGGGATCGACCCGGCGATGGGCGTTCCGCGGTTCACGTTCGGCCGTCCTGAGCTGCTGGACGGGCTCAGCTTCATCCCCGTCGTCATCGGGTTGTTCGGCGTCGGGGAGATCCTGCTGAACCTCGAGAAGAAGGCCCAGCAGGTCTTCCGCACCCAGGTGGGTTCCGTGTTGCCCGATCGAGACGACCTGCGCAGGTCCGGTGGTGCGATCGCACGAGGGACGGGTATAGGTTTCCTGCTCGGGTTGATCCCTGGCGCGACGTCCGTCATCGCCTCGTACATGTCCTACGGCGTGGAAGTCAGGCGCGCGTCCGACCGGAGCCGGTTCGGGCGCGGTGCGATCGAGGGCGTCGCGGGCCCCGAGACCGCGAACAACTCGTTCGTCAACGCCAACTTCATCCCGCTGTTCGCGCTCGGGATCCCGGGCACGGCATCGGTCGCCATGATCATGGGCGGCATGATGGCCAACGGCATCATTCCCGGACCGTTGCTGTTCCGCGACCACGCCGACTTCGTCTGGACGGTCATCGCGAGCATGGTGATCGGTAATGCGATCCTGCTGATCCTCAACCTTCCACTCATCAGGGTGTGGACGCAGATGCTGCGGGTTCCCTACGGAATCCTCTTCGCCGTCATCCTCGAGTTCACGATCATCGGTGCGTACGCGGTATCGAACAGCACGTTCGACCTCACGGTCATGACCGTCGCGGGCCTGCTCGGGTACCTGTTGCGGAAGCTCGACTTCCCGCTCGCGCCGCTGGTCCTCACCCTGGTGATCGGTCCGCTCATGGAGAGCAACCTGCGCAAGGCGCTCGAGGCGAGCGCGGGCAGCCTCTCCACCTTCGTCGACCGTCCGATCGCGCTCACCGTGCTCTGCGTCGCAGGCGCGGTCGTGCTCTGGAGCGTGATTCGCGGTGCCCTCGCACGGTTCCGTCGAGACGAGTCGCCGGTGACGCCTGACGAAACCGGCACGACAGAGGTACCCCGTTCCACGCCATGA
- a CDS encoding aldehyde dehydrogenase family protein — translation MPAERKPARPEPRVGVRKTYKLYIGGAFPRSESGRSYVVEDAEGGFLANAALASRKDARDAVSAAAKAGPGWSARTAYNRGQILYRIAEMLEGRRDQFTTEVAAGEGVPRKAADVVVSAAIDRWVWYAGWADKITQVLGSSNQVAAPYFDFSVPEPTGTVAVVAPQDSSLLGLVSVVAPAIVSGNTVVVLAAETRPLPAVTLTEVLATSDLPGGVVNLLTGRVAEVAPWLASHMEVKAIDLTGVTDAELATDLERSAADNLKRVVRPTTGADWNVDPGLDRLRAFLETKTVWHPVGI, via the coding sequence GGGTCGGCGTGCGCAAGACGTACAAGCTCTACATCGGCGGCGCGTTCCCCCGCAGCGAGTCGGGACGCTCGTACGTCGTCGAGGACGCCGAGGGCGGCTTCCTCGCCAACGCCGCGCTCGCCTCGCGCAAGGACGCGCGTGACGCCGTGTCGGCCGCCGCCAAGGCGGGGCCCGGCTGGTCGGCGCGCACCGCGTACAACCGCGGCCAGATCCTCTACCGCATCGCCGAGATGCTCGAGGGACGCCGCGACCAGTTCACCACCGAGGTCGCGGCGGGCGAGGGCGTGCCCCGCAAGGCGGCCGACGTGGTCGTGTCGGCGGCGATCGACCGCTGGGTCTGGTACGCGGGCTGGGCCGACAAGATCACCCAGGTACTCGGGTCGAGCAACCAGGTCGCGGCACCGTACTTCGACTTCAGCGTCCCCGAGCCCACGGGCACGGTCGCCGTCGTCGCGCCGCAGGACTCCAGCCTGCTCGGCCTGGTCTCGGTCGTGGCGCCGGCGATCGTGAGCGGCAACACCGTGGTCGTCCTCGCCGCCGAGACGCGGCCGCTGCCCGCGGTCACCCTCACCGAGGTGCTCGCCACCAGCGACCTGCCCGGCGGCGTGGTCAACCTGCTCACCGGCCGCGTCGCCGAGGTCGCCCCCTGGCTGGCGTCGCACATGGAGGTCAAGGCGATCGACCTCACCGGCGTCACCGACGCCGAGCTCGCCACCGACCTCGAACGCTCCGCGGCCGACAACCTCAAGCGCGTCGTCCGCCCGACCACCGGCGCTGACTGGAACGTCGACCCCGGCCTCGACCGCCTCCGCGCGTTCCTCGAGACCAAGACCGTCTGGCACCCGGTCGGCATCTGA
- a CDS encoding acyclic terpene utilization AtuA family protein produces the protein MANARLLSATGMLGTGFPEESLRLGLEMDPHMVGCDAGSTDSGPTDLATGRCRYPEDAYRRDLRLLLPAALDNGIPLVIGSAGGAGGDRNVDLTRRIIEEVATELGLALRMTVIYSGQDKTWLKGKLAEGRIHPLPNAAPIDEALIDESITVVGMMGAEPIMSAVSAGSDVVLAGRATDTSIFAAVPLMRGVEPGLAWHAAKILECGAAAVDHRPAPDCMFASIDDHEFVVRAPNPSLRCTPTSVAAHSLYENGDPFRIIEPAGTLDTTDARYRAVDERAVSVTGSRFVEADRYTVKLEGVRLAGYQTVIVAGVRDPIILEALDAFIAACQESTAVRVGRMYGDLPDEAWAVRYRVYGRDGTLGDLEPRRSEPNHEVGLVIEVTATDQALANKIAAIARHQTLHQTVPGWSGFLSNIALPYGANDLVRGPVYEFDMNVVVEPDSPEEMFRTEVVELSRSGALVTGVRH, from the coding sequence ATGGCCAACGCCCGGCTGTTGTCCGCGACCGGCATGTTGGGAACCGGGTTTCCCGAGGAGTCGCTCCGCCTCGGTCTCGAGATGGATCCGCACATGGTCGGGTGCGATGCGGGATCCACGGACTCCGGTCCGACGGACCTCGCCACGGGTCGTTGTCGCTACCCGGAGGACGCCTACCGGCGGGATCTCCGGCTGCTGCTCCCGGCCGCTCTCGACAACGGCATCCCGCTGGTCATCGGCTCTGCGGGTGGTGCGGGGGGTGACCGCAACGTGGACCTCACTCGCCGGATCATCGAGGAGGTCGCCACCGAGCTGGGCCTCGCCCTGCGGATGACGGTCATCTACTCCGGGCAGGACAAGACCTGGCTGAAGGGCAAGCTCGCCGAGGGTCGCATCCATCCGCTGCCCAACGCCGCGCCCATCGACGAGGCGCTCATCGACGAGAGCATCACGGTCGTCGGCATGATGGGTGCAGAGCCGATCATGTCGGCCGTCTCCGCCGGCTCGGACGTCGTCCTCGCCGGTCGCGCGACCGACACGTCGATCTTCGCGGCAGTGCCTCTGATGCGTGGTGTCGAACCGGGGTTGGCCTGGCACGCGGCGAAGATCCTCGAGTGTGGCGCGGCGGCGGTCGACCATCGGCCCGCGCCCGACTGCATGTTCGCGTCCATCGACGATCACGAGTTCGTGGTCCGTGCGCCGAATCCGAGCCTGCGCTGTACGCCGACGAGCGTCGCCGCGCACAGCCTCTACGAGAACGGTGACCCGTTCCGGATCATCGAGCCGGCGGGGACGCTCGACACCACGGACGCGCGGTACCGCGCGGTGGACGAGCGCGCGGTGAGTGTGACCGGTAGTCGCTTCGTCGAGGCCGACCGTTACACGGTGAAGCTGGAGGGCGTGCGGCTCGCGGGGTACCAGACGGTCATCGTCGCGGGCGTACGCGACCCCATCATCCTGGAGGCGCTCGACGCCTTCATCGCCGCGTGCCAAGAGAGCACGGCGGTACGCGTGGGTCGCATGTACGGCGATCTCCCGGACGAGGCGTGGGCGGTGCGGTATCGGGTATACGGCAGGGACGGCACGCTCGGCGATCTGGAGCCACGCCGGAGCGAACCGAACCACGAGGTCGGTCTGGTCATCGAGGTGACCGCGACCGACCAGGCGCTGGCCAACAAGATCGCCGCCATCGCGCGACATCAGACCCTGCACCAGACCGTGCCGGGCTGGTCCGGGTTCCTGAGCAACATCGCGCTGCCGTACGGTGCCAACGATCTCGTCCGCGGGCCGGTCTACGAGTTCGACATGAACGTCGTCGTCGAACCGGACTCACCGGAGGAGATGTTCCGCACCGAGGTCGTCGAGCTGTCCCGCTCCGGCGCGTTGGTGACGGGGGTGCGGCACTGA
- a CDS encoding tripartite tricarboxylate transporter substrate binding protein, with product MRTPRSALVALATLIPLVAAVGCGGPSTQNDVSTYPAKGRTITLIVPYDAGGAGDIGARLLKPYLEKEIGTNIEVVNRPGAGSQVGVSALARAKNDGYTIGFTHLPATIATYLDPARKADFERASLEPVAMYVTDPTALAVSADSPYRTLDDLVRAAKAKPGKVTVTDSGILSDGNIACLRLEEMTGVKFAVVHGGGGAETLADVLGHHTDVGNLNLSGNTAELVRSGKIRLLAIFDKKEDPHFPGVKTGRDEGYPIEVATSRAISAPKGTPKPIVDKISAAIERAMQDPEFQKKATASGLRLSYLDPQQLDTYWSGMEKQVRPLITLAKKG from the coding sequence ATGCGAACCCCACGGTCGGCTCTGGTCGCGCTGGCGACCCTGATCCCACTCGTCGCGGCCGTCGGCTGCGGCGGACCGTCGACGCAGAACGATGTGTCGACGTATCCCGCGAAGGGCAGGACCATCACATTGATCGTGCCGTACGACGCGGGTGGGGCGGGCGACATCGGCGCCCGGCTGCTGAAGCCGTACCTCGAGAAGGAGATCGGCACCAACATCGAGGTGGTCAACCGCCCTGGCGCCGGCTCCCAGGTCGGCGTGAGCGCCCTGGCCCGTGCCAAGAACGACGGGTACACGATCGGCTTCACCCATCTGCCGGCCACCATCGCCACCTACCTCGACCCGGCGCGCAAGGCGGACTTCGAACGGGCGAGTCTCGAACCGGTCGCAATGTACGTCACCGACCCCACCGCTCTCGCGGTGAGTGCGGACAGTCCGTACCGCACGCTGGACGATCTCGTCCGCGCCGCCAAGGCGAAGCCGGGAAAGGTCACGGTCACCGACAGCGGCATCCTGAGCGACGGCAACATCGCCTGCCTGCGGCTGGAGGAGATGACCGGCGTCAAGTTCGCGGTCGTGCACGGTGGTGGCGGTGCGGAGACGCTCGCCGACGTGCTCGGGCACCACACCGATGTGGGCAACCTGAACCTCAGCGGCAACACGGCCGAGCTGGTCCGCAGCGGCAAGATCCGTCTGCTCGCCATCTTCGACAAGAAGGAAGATCCCCACTTCCCTGGCGTCAAGACAGGAAGGGACGAGGGTTATCCGATCGAGGTGGCCACGTCGCGCGCCATCTCCGCGCCCAAGGGCACACCGAAGCCGATCGTCGACAAGATCTCGGCGGCCATCGAACGCGCCATGCAGGACCCGGAGTTCCAGAAGAAGGCAACGGCCTCGGGCCTGCGGCTGAGCTACCTGGATCCTCAGCAGCTCGACACGTACTGGTCGGGGATGGAGAAGCAGGTGCGGCCGCTCATCACCCTGGCGAAGAAGGGCTGA